A single genomic interval of Ammospiza nelsoni isolate bAmmNel1 chromosome 25, bAmmNel1.pri, whole genome shotgun sequence harbors:
- the LOC132083897 gene encoding protein argonaute-3 — protein sequence MEIGSAGPVGAQPLLMVPRRPGYGTMGKPIKLLANCFQVEIPKIDVYLYEVDIKPDKCPRRVNRDVVDSMVQHFKVTIFGDRRPVYDGKRSLYTANPLPVATTGVDLDVTLPGEGGKDRPFKVSIKFVSRVSWHLLHEVLTGRTLPEPLELDKPISTNPVHAVDVVLRHLPSMKYTPVGRSFFSAPEGYDHPLGGGREVWFGFHQSVRPAMWKMMLNIDVSATAFYKAQPVIQFMCEVLDIHNIDEQPRPLTDSHRVKFTKEIKGLKVEVTHCGTMRRKYRVCNVTRRPASHQTFPLQLENGQTVERTVAQYFREKYNLQLKYPHLPCLQVGQEQKHTYLPLEVCNIVAGQRCIKKLTDNQTSTMIKATARSAPDRQEEISRLVRSANYDADPFVQEFQFKVRDEMAHVTGRVLPAPMLQYGGRNRTVATPSHGVWDMRGKQFHTGVEIKMWAIACFATQRQCREEILKGFTDQLRKISKDAGMPIQGQPCFCKYAQGADSVEPMFRHLKNTYSGLQLIIVILPGKTPVYAEVKRVGDTLLGMATQCVQVKNVIKTSPQTLSNLCLKINVKLGGINNILVPHQRPSVFQQPVIFLGADVTHPPAGDGKKPSIAAVVGSMDAHPSRYCATVRVQRPRQEIIQDLASMVRELLIQFYKSTRFKPTRIIFYRDGVSEGQFRQVLYYELLAIREACISLEKDYQPGITYIVVQKRHHTRLFCADRTERVGRSGNIPAGTTVDTDITHPYEFDFYLCSHAGIQGTSRPSHYHVLWDDNCFTADELQLLTYQLCHTYVRCTRSVSIPAPAYYAHLVAFRARYHLVDKEHDSAEGSHVSGQSNGRDPQALAKAVQIHQDTLRTMYFA from the exons ATGGAAATCGGCAGCGCAG GACCCGtgggggcacagcccctgctcatGGTGCCCAGACGTCCCGGCTATGGCACCATGGGCAAGCCCATTAAACTGCTGGCCAACTGCTTCCAAGTTGAAATCCCAAAGATTGATGTCTACCTCTATGAGGTGGATATCAAACCAGATAAGTGTCCTCGGAGGGTGAACAG GGACGTGGTGGACTCTATGGTGCAGCATTTTAAAGTGACAATATTTGGGGACCGTAGACCAGTTTATGATGGGAAAAGAAGCCTCTATACAGCCAATCCACTTCCTGTGGCCACTACTGGG GTGGATTTGGATGTGACACTACCCGGAGAAGGTGGAAAAGATCGTCCCTTCAAAGTGTCAATAAAGTTTGTTTCTCGGGTGAGCTGGCACTTGCTGCATGAAGTTTTGACAGGAAGAACCTTGCCTGAGCCTCTGGAACTAGACAAACCTATCAGCACTAACCCTGTTCATGCTGTCGATGTGGTGCTACGACACCTCCCCTCCATGAA GTACACCCCTGTGGGCCGCTCCTTCTTCTCAGCTCCAGAAGGCTATGACCACCCCCTGGGAGGGGGCAGGGAGGTCTGGTTTGGCTTCCATCAGTCTGTCCGACCTGCCATGTGGAAAATGATGCTCAACATCGATG TTTCTGCCACTGCCTTCTACAAAGCACAACCCGTAATTCAGTTCATGTGTGAAGTCCTTGACATTCATAATATTGATGAACAACCAAGACCTCTGACTGATTCTCATCGGGTAAAATTCACCAAAGAGATAAAGG GTCTAAAGGTAGAAGTGACTCACTGTGGGACAATGAGAAGGAAGTACCGTGTGTGTAACGTAACGAGGCGGCCTGCAAGTCATCAAAC CTTTCCTTTACAGCTAGAAAATGGCCAGACTGTGGAGAGGACAGTAGCACAGTATTTCAGAGAGAAATACAACCTCCAGCTGAAATACCCTCACCTTCCTTGTCTGCAAGTGGGACAGGAACAAAAACACACCTACCTGCCTTTAGAA GTGTGTAACATCGTGGCTGGCCAGAGGTGCATCAAGAAGCTGACAGACAATCAGACATCAACCATGATAAAAGCTACAGCCAGGTCTGCCCCAGACAGGCAGGAGGAGATCAGCAGACTG GTGAGAAGTGCAAATTATGATGCAGATCCATTTGTCCAAGAGTTCCAGTTCAAAGTGAGGGATGAGATGGCCCATGTGACAGGACGTGTGCTCCCAGCCCCGATGCTGCAGTACGGAGGACGG AATCGAACCGTGGCAACACCAAGCCACGGCGTGTGGGACATGAGAGGGAAACAGTTCCACACTGGGGTGGAGATCAAGATGTGGGCCATAGCTTGCTTTGCAACACAGAGACAGTGCAGAGAAGAAATTCTGAA GGGTTTCACAGACCAGCTGCGCAAGATCTCCAAGGACGCCGGGATGCCCAtccagggccagccctgctTCTGCAAGTACGCCCAGGGTGCAGACAGCGTGGAGCCCATGTTCCGACACCTCAAGAACACCTATTCAGGGCTGCAGCTCATCATTGTCATCCTGCCAGGGAAGACACCTGTGTATG CGGAGGTGAAGCGCGTGGGAGACACGCTGTTGGGAATGGCCACACAGTGTGTTCAGGTCAAGAACGTCATTAAAACATCTCCACAGACCCTCTCAAATCTGTGCCTGAAGATTAATGTTAAACTAGGAGGAATCAACAACATCCTTGTACCTCATCAACG acCTTCTGTGTTCCAGCAGCCAGTGATCTTTTTGGGAGCTGATGTCACTCACCCTCCAGCTGGAGATGGAAAGAAGCCTTCCATTGCTGCT GTTGTAGGCAGCATGGATGCTCATCCCAGCCGGTACTGTGCCACGGTGAGGGTCCAGAGGCCCCGGCAGGAGATCATCCAGGACCTGGCCTCCATGGTCAGGGAGCTGCTCATCCAGTTCTACAAATCAACACGGTTCAAGCCCACCCGGATCATCTTCTACAGGGACGGGGTCTCTGAGGGACAGTTCCGACAG GTTTTGTATTATGAACTGCTGGCCATTAGAGAAGCCTGCATCAGTTTGGAGAAGGATTACCAGCCTGGCATAACCTACATTGTGGTGCAGAAGAGACATCATACACGGCTGTTCTGTGCTGACAGAACAGAAAGG GTTGGACGAAGTGGCAATATTCCAGCTGGGACAACAGTGGATACAGACATCACACACCCCTACGAGTTTGATTTTTACCTCTGTAGCCATGCTGGAATACAG GGAACCAGCCGTCCCTCCCACTACCACGTCCTGTGGGATGACAATTGCTTCACAGCAGacgagctgcagctgctgacgTACCAGCTGTGCCACACGTACGTGCGCTGCACCCGCTCCGTCTCCATCCCCGCGCCCGCCTACTACGCTCACCTGGTGGCATTCAGAGCACGCTACCACCTCGTGGACAAGGAACACGACAG tgctgaagGGAGCCACGTGTCAGGACAGAGCAACGGGCGAGACCCGCAGGCCCTGGCGAAGGCTGTACAGATTCACCAAGACACCTTACGCACGATGTACTTCGCTTAA